The genomic DNA GCTGGAATTCTTTTTAGAATTTGTTTGGCGATTGGTCTTGTTACATAATAAATTTTTAAAACATTGATAAAAATTGGACGATCTTTATAATAAGTGAATAACAAATCAGATGTTAAACAAACTAAACCACTAATAATTGATCCAAAAGCTGCATAATATGCATTTCCTTTAAAACCATATAATAAAATCGCATTGATTGTTGCATTCACGATCAGCGTTAATGAAGCTGAAATAAAAGCATAATTTGAATGCCCTGTTTCATTTAAAAGCATATTTGTATTGAAACTAAATGAAGTAATAATTCATCCAATACAAATTAGCATTAAATACATTCTTGCTTCATTTAAAACTGATCCTTTAATTTGTTTACCACCAATTAAATGAATCATTGCATCAGGTGCACTTCAACAAACAATTGAAAAAGCAATTGTAATGAATAAAAATAATAAGATTCTTAAGTTAATAATTTGCTTGACTTTATCATATTCCTTCCTACCAAAATATTGACCAACAAACATTGCCGCAATTCCTTGAATAGCAAAGAAAATTGTATAAATAATTCCTGTATATGTATTTGCATATGTTAGTGCATCGATTCCGGATGGAATATGACTTACCATGAAGTTATCAAGAAAACCATTTAAACTAAATAAAATTTCACCAATAATAATTGGCCAAGTTTTTAAAAAGTATAGTTTTCAATCGCTTCTTGATTGAGGAATTACTCTTTTGAAATAATTTTTATGTTTATGTGTTGAAGTTTCTTTTATCATCCTTAAATCACCTTGGGTTTTAATTCATTAAAATTTTTAATCAAAAGGTGATTTATTAGAGACTTCAAATTTTTTGTTTAATTTCTTTAATTGTAAGATTATCGTTGAAATTGATGTTTTTAATTAACCTCATAAAGTCTTTTTTGTATAAATACCGTTTAATTAATAAATTTGTTTCTTCAGGATTTGCTGCCAAATATAGCATTTTATTGACATCATCTTGTGAATATTTTCGTAATTCTTTGATTACAACATTTTTGTTTAGTTTTAAAAAGTATTTTTTTCGTTTATCATTAGATCTTAAAATTACTAATGAATTAACATAAAGTCAAAATCCCAAAAAAGATGCAATCAAACCATTGCTTTTTGTTATCATCTTTTTTAAGATATTGATTCCGGATTTTTCAATCATTTTTTTAGTATTTAAAAAATATTCTTGCTTAAATACTGATCCAGTCAATTTTGATAATGAAAGAACCGGATTAGATTTATCATCTATCAAAGGGATAACACTATTCTTTGGAAACATTTTTGTTAATATTTGTTTCTCTAAAGTAGGATTATGACCAATAAAAATGATTTCATCAATTTTTGCTTTTGAATCAATTTCATAAATATGCTTGATTATTTTTTGTTTCAATGTTGATCAAACATCCTTGATCGAATTTCCCTTAACAAAATCAATAATAAAAGTTTTTGTTTCAAACTTATTATCATGATTTAATCCACCAAGTGAATAAGCAAATGGAGTGTTTGCTGGGATTGATAATAATCTTGCAAAAGGATTTGAAATTGCTTCAAAATCAATATATATGTATTTATGACTCATAATTATACATTATAACATTTAATATAAAAAAAGTAATTGATCAAAAATATTGAAAAATATTGCTATTTTTTATTGAATTTTAAAGAAATTTATCTGCAATTAGATTTAATTTTTAATGTCTTTATTTGGTGTTTTTATGAAGATAAAAAACTGTGCTTTTTCTTTGTTGAAAAATATAATATAATATTAAATTATGGACTTAAAAAAATATATTAGAACCGTTAAAAATTTCCCAGAACCAGGGGTTGAATTTAAAGACATTTCTTTATTGCTTGCAAATGGAAAAGCATTGAATTATACAATCAATAAAATGTCAGAATTAGCTAAAGATGCTGACATTATTGTTGGTCCAGATGCAAGGGGATTTTTATTTGGAACACCTGTTGCTGCTAAATTATCAAAACCTTTTATTATGGTAAGAAAAAAAGGTAAACTACCTGGTGAAGTTATTAGTTATGAATATGGGTTGGAATATGGTCGTTCAATTTTAGAAATTCAAAAAAATCTTGTAAAACCAGGGCAAAAAGCAGTAATCATTGATGATGTTTTAGCAACGGGTGGAACATTGGAAGCAATAATAAAATTATTAAAAGACCAAGGGGTGGAAATTCTAAAAATTATTGTTTTAATGGAACTTGATGGTTTTGATGCAAGAAAAAAATTAAATTGTGATATTGAAAGTCTAATTTTTGTTGAAAAAAATAATGATAAATAATTTTTAATTTCTTGCGTGGAGGGTTGAAAATGAAAAAATATACAAAATATGAAGATATTGAAGAAAAATATCGTTTTGATCTTGAAGATATTTTAGGTAATCAAACATACAACGAATTAAAAGACCAATATTTTGAATTAGTTAAAAAACAAATTGAAATTAAAGATTCGAAGTATGAAAGTTTTGAAAATTATGTTGATTCTTTAAGGATTAGTGAGAAACTATTGATATTAAGCAATAAGATTGAAAATTATTTATCAAATAAGTTAAATACAAATGTCGTTAATTTTGAAATCAATAAATTAATTTCAGAATTTGAAGCAAAGAAAGCAGAATATAATAAACAATTTGGTTCAGAGATCAATCGTGTAGCACAACATAAAGAAAAAATTGAAAAATGAATGCATAAACCAGAATTAAAAGAGATTAAAAAAGATCTTGAAGCAACATTGAATGATTTAAAACATAAACTAGATGATAAAACTGAAACATATTTAAGTGCAACACAACATGGATTTCCGAGTGTTGAAGAATTATTTGGGGTTTTAACTGATAGTGAGATTAGTTATGGCTATGCTCATGATAAATGGGGTAAAAAATACGAAATTACTGAAGGTACACGCGTTGCATTATTAAAACACCATGATGAGAGAGTTAGAAAAGAAACTTATTTTAACTATGCAAATGGTTATTTAAAGCATAAACAAAGTTTAGCGCGAATGTTATATCAACATTTAAAATCAATTTCGGTTGATGCTTTGTATCGAAAATATGAATCATCACTTGATTCAATTTTGTCACATGATAATGTAAATAAAAAATTACTTGAAATCATTTATAAAAATGTGTTAAATAACATCAATATTTTTAGAAAATATCGAAAAGCACATGCGAAATTTTTTGAAAAGAAATTTAATAAAAAAATGGAACTATGAGATACAGCACTTGATCTAGTAAAAGTAAAAAATAAGTATTCAATTGAAGATGGTCAAGAGATTCTAAAAGAAATTACTTCAATCATGCCATATGAATATTCAGAAATTGTCAATAAGGCAATCAATGAAAGATGAATTGACTATATCAATGTTCCTTCAAAAAGATCTGGTGCATATTCAATTGGTGGAACCCATGGATTGAATAAAATTTATATTTTAATGAATTGAGATTATACAATTAATTCAATCAATACACTTTGTCATGAAATGGGTCATTCAATGCATTCATATTTTTCAGTAAAAAATCAAAGTGCATTTCGTAGTCAGTATCCAATCTTTTTAGCTGAAATAGCTTCAATTTTCAATGAATTACTATTGAATGACTACTTAATTTCTAAAGCTAAAACAAACGAAGAAAAATTCTTTTTATTGAATGAAAGTATCAATGATTTTATTGGAACAGTTTTAAGACAAACACAATGATCTAATTTTGAATTTGAATTATATAATCGTATTGACAAAGATGAACCACTTAGTTCATATGAGACAATTGAAGAATTATATGTTGAAAATGCAAAGAAATATGTAATTTCTGACATTGAACCAAAAATCAATGATGCAATGAATGTTTATAGTGTAATGGTCCCACATTTTTATTATTTCTTTTATGTATACAAATATGCTTTAGGATACATTGTTGCAAATGTATTTTTCCAAAAATATAAAAAAGAAGGAAAAGAAGCACTTAAAAATTATGTTGATAATTTCTTATCATCAGGGGATAAAGATTGGCCAGTTACAATTTTAAAAGAAGCGGGTGTTGATGTTTATTCAGAAGATATTTATAAACAAGCATTTAGTGTTTTAGAAGAAAAAGTTAATGAATACATTAAATTAGGAAACAAAATTTTTAAAGATTAAAATTAAAAAAAATCAGAGTTTAAGTTACTTAAAAATTTAAAACTCTGATTTTATTTTTTATTATCAATATCAACAATTGTGTAACTAAGTGGAGACCCTCCTCATTCAGCATCAAAAATCGTTTTTTTTGCATCATTAGTTCTTGAATTTTCAAATAATGTTTTTATTTGAACATATTTTGATAAATCAAATTTTTTTAGTAGTACTTGATTATTAAATAATTTAGGATAAATATAGGAATATGTGTTTATTGCAATTTTATGTTTTTGTTTTTCTTTGGGAATTTCTTTTTTATTTTGATCTAAAAGAGTTGTCGAAATTTTTATTTCTAGAATAATTCCTTCCTTAGTTAATAAAAACATCTTGTCTTCTTTTTTATGTTTATTTTCAGCGTCTAATAAGGTAGTGAATTGTAATATTTCATTGGTTTTTGGTTGGTTAAAAGTTCCAAGATTTAAGCTATTTCTTTGAAATTCAACATTTAAATCATCAATATTACCTTTAAATTGGTCAATAGCATTGTAATTTACAAAAATAAATTTATCTAAGTTAAATAAAAATCATAATCAATTTTTTTCATATAACTCATCGAGTTTCTTATCAAAAACACTAATAGCAATTACTTTGTCTTTTTTATCAGTTCAGTCGTTGTCATTTGATCCAATACGAGAAATTATGTTGTTAGCATAATATAGATAAGTTTTAATTTCTTCAAAATATTCATTTATAATTTCTTTTTGTTGTTCAATATACTGTTTTTTTTCTTCCTCATTATCTTTAAAAGCAAGATTTAGAAGTGAATTCACATATTCATATTTTAAGAAAATATCTCATTTATCTTGTTGGTAATTTTTTATATTGATTTCACTTAATTTTTCTTCATTGATTTTTTGATTGCTTTGTTGACATGAAATCATTGTTGTTGGCAATATAGGAATTAAAAAAGACGCAAGAAAAAAATTTTTTTTATTTAATTTTTTCATTGGTTACTAATACCCCCAATCCTGGTTCATTATAATTTCCAATAATAGCTTTTTCAAAATCATTGTATGCTTGCTGATTATGGTGAAGAATACCATTATGAATTGCATCTGAAATAAGTTTAACAATAATCTTATTATTCAATGATCTTGGGAAAAAAATTATTCGATCAAAAGTGACTTCATTTTCATTATTTTTTGAAATAAGTAATCTTATTATTAATTTATCCTTTTTTAAGTAATAGACATATTTATCTTTATAGTGTGCTGATTCGCCACCCTCAATAAGGTCATCAAAATAATTATTAATAAAAATATGATCATTTGGATTCGATAATCTTTCTAGTTTATCTAGAAATTCTTTACTATGCTTTGCATTATTTTTTTTGTTAGTTTGATCAATATATTCATCAAACTTTCATCATTCTAAAAATTTTCATTTTAATTTATCAATGTTTTTGAGAACAAAAAATCAATTTTGTGAATAAAAATCTATTAATTTTTCAACTGAATCTCCATTTTTTATTGATTCAATTAATTTTTTACTTAACTCCTTCAAATTAGAAAGCAGAATTTCATCGTTATTTTGTGAATTTAAAAAATTTGTTTTTTTAATCTTATCTTCTTTAAAAGTTAATTTAAGAAGTTTATTTAAAATTTCTTTTGTTCTAATTTCATCATTGTTTTTTGTAATTGGATTAACTTCAAAACCTGTTGGAATTTTATTTCTTAATTCACTTGATTCAGTTGTGTTAATGCATGAAACTAAAGTTGATGTTATTAATGTATTTATTAATAAAGAAGGAATTAAAATAAGTTTTTTAATTTTTTTCATCTATTGACCTCATACTAAATCTAAAAATTTTTAGTTCTTTGTTTTTGCTTCATGAATAATTATTAATTTCATTTATAACTTTTGTAAAGAATGAATTATATTTATGTGTTGCTTTAAATTCCAAATATTTTTCATCATTTTTATCTTTTGCTCAAGCAATAAATTTTTTTTCTAAATCAACTTCTTCATCTT from Metamycoplasma alkalescens includes the following:
- a CDS encoding DUF2779 domain-containing protein: MSHKYIYIDFEAISNPFARLLSIPANTPFAYSLGGLNHDNKFETKTFIIDFVKGNSIKDVWSTLKQKIIKHIYEIDSKAKIDEIIFIGHNPTLEKQILTKMFPKNSVIPLIDDKSNPVLSLSKLTGSVFKQEYFLNTKKMIEKSGINILKKMITKSNGLIASFLGFWLYVNSLVILRSNDKRKKYFLKLNKNVVIKELRKYSQDDVNKMLYLAANPEETNLLIKRYLYKKDFMRLIKNINFNDNLTIKEIKQKIWSL
- a CDS encoding adenine phosphoribosyltransferase, which encodes MDLKKYIRTVKNFPEPGVEFKDISLLLANGKALNYTINKMSELAKDADIIVGPDARGFLFGTPVAAKLSKPFIMVRKKGKLPGEVISYEYGLEYGRSILEIQKNLVKPGQKAVIIDDVLATGGTLEAIIKLLKDQGVEILKIIVLMELDGFDARKKLNCDIESLIFVEKNNDK
- the pepF gene encoding oligoendopeptidase F, with product MKKYTKYEDIEEKYRFDLEDILGNQTYNELKDQYFELVKKQIEIKDSKYESFENYVDSLRISEKLLILSNKIENYLSNKLNTNVVNFEINKLISEFEAKKAEYNKQFGSEINRVAQHKEKIEKWMHKPELKEIKKDLEATLNDLKHKLDDKTETYLSATQHGFPSVEELFGVLTDSEISYGYAHDKWGKKYEITEGTRVALLKHHDERVRKETYFNYANGYLKHKQSLARMLYQHLKSISVDALYRKYESSLDSILSHDNVNKKLLEIIYKNVLNNINIFRKYRKAHAKFFEKKFNKKMELWDTALDLVKVKNKYSIEDGQEILKEITSIMPYEYSEIVNKAINERWIDYINVPSKRSGAYSIGGTHGLNKIYILMNWDYTINSINTLCHEMGHSMHSYFSVKNQSAFRSQYPIFLAEIASIFNELLLNDYLISKAKTNEEKFFLLNESINDFIGTVLRQTQWSNFEFELYNRIDKDEPLSSYETIEELYVENAKKYVISDIEPKINDAMNVYSVMVPHFYYFFYVYKYALGYIVANVFFQKYKKEGKEALKNYVDNFLSSGDKDWPVTILKEAGVDVYSEDIYKQAFSVLEEKVNEYIKLGNKIFKD
- a CDS encoding aromatic motif membrane protein, which gives rise to MKKLNKKNFFLASFLIPILPTTMISCQQSNQKINEEKLSEINIKNYQQDKWDIFLKYEYVNSLLNLAFKDNEEEKKQYIEQQKEIINEYFEEIKTYLYYANNIISRIGSNDNDWTDKKDKVIAISVFDKKLDELYEKNWLWFLFNLDKFIFVNYNAIDQFKGNIDDLNVEFQRNSLNLGTFNQPKTNEILQFTTLLDAENKHKKEDKMFLLTKEGIILEIKISTTLLDQNKKEIPKEKQKHKIAINTYSYIYPKLFNNQVLLKKFDLSKYVQIKTLFENSRTNDAKKTIFDAEWGGSPLSYTIVDIDNKK
- a CDS encoding aromatic motif membrane protein, producing the protein MKKIKKLILIPSLLINTLITSTLVSCINTTESSELRNKIPTGFEVNPITKNNDEIRTKEILNKLLKLTFKEDKIKKTNFLNSQNNDEILLSNLKELSKKLIESIKNGDSVEKLIDFYSQNWFFVLKNIDKLKWKFLEWWKFDEYIDQTNKKNNAKHSKEFLDKLERLSNPNDHIFINNYFDDLIEGGESAHYKDKYVYYLKKDKLIIRLLISKNNENEVTFDRIIFFPRSLNNKIIVKLISDAIHNGILHHNQQAYNDFEKAIIGNYNEPGLGVLVTNEKIK